From the genome of Desulfosporosinus sp. Sb-LF, one region includes:
- a CDS encoding DUF2089 domain-containing protein, whose protein sequence is MDYKIPNRCPVCDHVMHISKLTCTHCPTKIEGQFSTCKFCRLPAEQLIFVEAFMKCRGNIKEVEKELGISYPTVRSRLDSVIEALGYRVDRDGEKEKLDPQGESQRRQTILEALERGEISPQEAARQMRKMDT, encoded by the coding sequence TTGGATTATAAAATACCCAATCGATGTCCTGTATGTGATCATGTAATGCACATTAGCAAACTAACTTGCACACATTGTCCAACGAAAATTGAAGGCCAATTCAGTACCTGTAAATTTTGTCGTCTTCCAGCTGAGCAGCTTATTTTTGTTGAGGCCTTTATGAAATGCCGAGGCAATATCAAAGAAGTGGAAAAAGAGTTGGGTATATCCTATCCTACCGTTCGTAGCCGCTTAGACAGTGTCATTGAGGCCCTGGGTTATCGAGTGGACAGGGACGGAGAAAAGGAAAAGTTGGACCCACAAGGGGAAAGTCAGCGCAGGCAAACTATTCTTGAAGCCCTTGAGCGTGGGGAAATTTCACCGCAGGAAGCTGCGCGTCAAATGAGAAAAATGGATACGTAA